A single genomic interval of Pseudophryne corroboree isolate aPseCor3 unplaced genomic scaffold, aPseCor3.hap2 scaffold_2339, whole genome shotgun sequence harbors:
- the LOC135010394 gene encoding olfactory receptor 1-like, with protein MYFHAMAGTTEDVIILIMAYDRYVAICDPLHYHYILNRKNCLLFVSGTWISGCLNAFVFTFPVSRMSFCQSPIIHQFFCDVKALFSIACAGSEDYFIVICMELLLFGVFPIMLSVTSYLKMIRVILQIKSKDGRKNAFSTCSSHLIIIIMYCMTALGAYMMPPSKYSSVLEPVFTALYAVVTPTINPLIYSLRNKVVKKALRKILSVKVLNCK; from the coding sequence atgtactttCATGCTATGGCTGGTACCACAGAGGATGTAATAatactcattatggcatatgaccgatatgttgctatatgtgatcctttacactatcactATATCCTAAACAGGAAAAACTGTctcttatttgtatctggcacttggaTATCAGGATGCTTAAATGCATTTGTGTTTACATTCCCAGTGTCACGCATGTCCTTCTGTCAGTCTCCTATCATACATCAGTTTTTCTGTGATGTTAAAGCTCTGTTTAGCATTGCCTGTGCTGGCAGTGAAGACTATTTTATTGTCATTTGCATGGAGTTATTGCTATTTGGAGTTTTCCCAATCATGTTAAGTGTGACATCTTATCTAAAAATGATCAGAgtcatcttgcagataaaatctaaggatggaagaaagaatgccttctccacctgctcatcccacctcatcattatcattatgtatTGTATGACGGCTTTGGGTGCATACATGATGCCCCCATCAAAATATTCTAGTGTCCTAGAACCAGTCTTTACAGCATTGTATGCAGTTGTTACACCCACAATAaaccctctgatctacagtctacggaataaagTTGTGAAAAAGGC